In the Treponema maltophilum ATCC 51939 genome, TCGGTATAATCAAATTGTCAAAATCTTTCAGCGGCAAAAGTTCTATACACATGCCGCAAAAAGCAATGACGAGGGCGGCAAAGGTATGCTTACACACCGCCCATGCCGATAAAAAAATTGCGGTAAAACACGTGAGGCTCCCGACAACCGTTTTCCCCGCCGTGTGCGGAATAACCGTTATGCCGAACAATTTTCCGGCAAGGCTTGCCAAACCGTCGCCGAAGGCAAGCGCGTAAATACCGACGGCAGCCGCATCCGGCCGGAACAAAAGCGCCGTTATAAGCACGCCGAGCGCCAAAGACACGGGGCCGAGCACAAAGCGGTTTTCGTCGCGCTTGCGCGAAGCGGTTTCGGTTATCGCCGATACGATAAAAACCGAAATGCCCTTCATACGCAAAAATTCGGCGACGCAGTAAAAAATCAGCACGGCGCCCAATGCGCATAAAACGGGAACGCGGGCAACCGACAAAAGAAAAGGAACGAGTGCCGCGCACAAGTGAATGGATTTTCTGACCAGTTCTTTAATTTTATAATTCGTATATTTGCGCGCCAAAACGCCGTTTTCGCCGCCGTCGAATTTCGGCATATGTTACTCCAAAGAATATTGTTTAAGACCGGTTTCGCCGTATAAAACCGGAGGAATCGCGGCGTAAATTGCCGGCTCAAAAGAGCGCTGCGGGTACGTAATATATTTAATGTTTTGCGCGGCCAAATTGCTGCCTTCAAGCCGAACCATCGTTTTTTGATTGCGCGTGAGCGCGTCCCATGCGCGCACGGATTCGGCGAATTGCGCGATGGCTTGCGCTTGCAGCGAACTGCTGCCGGTTTGAGCGGCAAGACGCGAAAGCGTTACACCCAAATTATTCGAAGCCTTTAAATACAAATCGACGAGCGCGTACTGATCTTCTCTCACTTGCGGGAACAAAATGTCGAAGCGTTCCCGGTCGGAATCCAAAATGCGGATGAGCCGCTCGTAATAGCCGCGGGCAGCCGCCTGATCGCCGCGTATCGAAAGAACGTTCCCCAAAGCCAAGAGCAAATTGCGGTTCGAAGCATCTTCCGAAGCGGTCTTTATAAAAGAGCCGAGCGCTTCGGCATACTTTCCGTCGGTGTATTGCACAAAGCCGATACGGTAGCGCACCGAAGGCGTGTCGTATCCGTTTTCGACTGCGGACTTGTAATTGCGGAACGCCGTCTGAATGTCGCCCGAAATAAAATAGTCGATGTCGGCCATGTCGGCATACAGTTTACCGACGTTTTTATCGCTTGTAAGACCCGTATATTCTCTTCGCTGTTCGAACAAACTGATGCCTTCGGCGTATTGCTTTTCGGCGAGCAAATATTCCTGTTCGGCAATGTAGCGTTCGCCGAGCAGGCGGTAGGTGTCGATGTGTTTTAAAGTGCGCTCACGGCTTTGTTTTTTAGCGGCGTCGAACATCGCAAGCGCGTTGATTAAAGCCGTTTTTGCCTGCTCGGTATCGCCCGTGCGCACAAAGTAGCGGCCCAAATTGTAATGACCTTCGGGAATAGTCGGGTCGGCCTTTATGCCCCGTTCAAGAATTCTTTTTACGTTATCGATGTAGCCGCGAAGGTATTCGTCCGCAGGCGGAAGATAGCCGTATTGTTTTTCCAAAAGATAGCCGCCCAAATCGATTAAATCCTGCGCTTTCAATGCGGTTTTCTTTGTCGATGTAAAATACGTTTTAAGCGGCAAAACCTCGCGCAAATTGTCGGTACGGATAAAATAGCGGAGCATGCGCGATAAATACATATCGTTCGATCCGTACAGGCTCATAAGCGTCGAATACTGCAAGCGCGCCTGCTCGAATCGTTCGGCTTTTTCAACATCGCTTCCGTCCGTACCCGCCCAATCAAGATAAATATCGCCTAAATACAGCATTGCGTCTTTATCGTTTATATGATAATCCAATATAAAACGCCGGACAATCACGGCTGCGCGCTCGTAATCGGCCAAATCGTCGGCTTCCATATGCGCGTATTCAAGCGCGCCTTCTTTATCGAATTTAAAGCGCTTAACCAACTGCTCATACATAACCGCGGCCCGCTCATATTGGCGCTTTTCGCGGTACGCGCGCGCATACTTGAAAAACCATTTCTTTTTTACTTTATAGGTAAGCGCTTTGTTGAAATTCGTTTCCGATTGGGCGTACAGTTCCTGCGCGATAAGATTGTAACCCGCCCGATACAGCGATTCGGCTTTTAAGGGGCGGTACATAAACGTATAGAAAAAATACCCGAATATGTAAAGAAAACCGCCCAAAACGAGCGCGGCTATCGCAATGGGGATAATCCGGTTTTTCAGCTGATATTCCAGCGACGTTTTATAGAGTGCGTATTGCTCGGCCGTTCTCCGTTCGAAGTTCAAAGGAACGCTGATTGAAATATCGAGCATTTTTTCCAAATGCGAAGCAAGCTGACGCGCGGAAACCTTCTTTATAACTTTGAACAAAACTTCCATTACGGCCGCATCGGTAAACTCGTTCTTTGCAATAAGCTGCTCGACGGCGATGCGCACGTTCAGCGGATATGTATGCAGATTTTCGCGGAACCGTTTATATTCCTGTTCGCTCAAATACGTGCGGTCGAAATCCTCTTCGGTTTGCGAGCCCTTTTTCTTTGCGGCGCCGAAAATCTGAGTGGAAGAAGTAGGTGCGGCCGTATCCGAAAAACCGGGGATCTCAAAGCTGTCCAAATCGGTATCGTCGGCTCCGAAACCGGGACCGCTTTCTTCGGGCGCATCCGAATCGGAAACGGCCGGCAAATCGTCCGCTTCCCGACCGTCGAAATCGATATCTTCGTCCAAGTCGAAATCTTTTGCGGCCGATGCAAAATCGGTGCCCGACAAATCGCTTTCATGAGAAAGGTCTTCGTTTAATTCATCAGGCAAATCGGCGTTTAAGTTAAAGCCCTCGTTCAGTTCGGCGGGCAAGTCGGCATTTAAATTGAAGCCTTCATCGGAAGCGGAAGAATCGTTTGCCGGTTCGGCCTCGTCGGACGATTTATCCTGCGGCGTAAGATCGGCGGGTTTTGCAGACTCGGCGGGCGATTCCGTTTGCGCCGTCAAGTCGGCAGGCGCAAAGTCCGTATCTTGCGGTTTTGAAGCGGGCGCGGAAGACGAAAGAAAGGACGAATCCATATCGAGGTCGTCCAGATTGTCGAGATCGCCAAGATCGTCAAGGTCGAAGCCGCTTGACAACGCGGTGTCCGCCGCCGGAAGTACCTCTTCGCCGCCGGCATCGGCGGCAACGGCCGAAGATGCCGGTTCACCGGATTTTTGCCGTGAAGAAGGAGCGGGACTCGGAGCGGTTCCGGCCAAAAAGGCCGCGATATCGGGATCCAGATCTTCCATGGAAGGGATGGGCGGCTGTTCCGGCAGCGTAGCGCTTTCTTCCCGAATTTCGCCGGCATCCGATTCGGTCTTGTCTCGGGCGGCATCGGATGCACCTTCGTCCCCCGAAGCATTTTCGCCGGCTTCTTCTTCGCGCTGCGGAAGGCCGAATTCAAAGTCGAGAGAATCGTCGCCTTCGGGAAGATTTTCGGGCACGGCAAATTCGGGCATGGTTGTGCCGTTTTTGCGCCGTATCTCCGGCTCATCGCCTATAGGGAGTATGTCGTTATCGAATTGCTTCAGCTGATTTATTCCGGGCATCTTTGTGTAATTTTACTCCACAACGCGTGATAATAACAAGGGGCGGATCCGACAACTCGACCGTTTTCCGCCTTTGATATTATCGGCGTTTTTGTGTACGCTCTTTATTGCGCAATACAATCATACCGTCCCCTGCATGACCAATCCCTGCATGCCGCGATAAATCTTGACAAATTATAGATATGGATATACGATTTACGGAGTTGTTAGTTTCATTTTAACAAAGGAGATGTGTAATGAAATTGTCAAAAAAACTTTTGGTTACCGCGGCGCTGTTAACCGCAGCGGTTGTATCTTTTGCGCAGGCAACCGGTTATACGGGACCCGCATCATCGCTGCTGAGCGACAAAACGGCCGGCTTGTTCGAAAACGAATTCGATAAGCAATTTACGGTAAATCCGGATTTCGGAACCTACGGTCAGCAGTTTTTGTACGGCGGTTTAGGCAACCCGCGGAAAGAAAGGCTTAACGCTGTTCCCGCTATACGTAACGTTATGTTCGGCTACTACCGCCCGTCGGAAGAACGCCCCTGGTCCGTGTTCGGCGACTGGGGAGCGGAAGGAACTTTTGCTCGTGCAGGAAGCACCAAACAAACGGTAGGCGGTGCAACGATTACAACCACGCCCTTAGGCTTGTTCTTTTTTCAAAAATATACAACAAATCTGCAGTTTTTAACCAAGGTGGGCGGAGCCAATAATATCGTAGTCGGCGGTCAGTTTTTCCTGTACAGCGATTTCAGTAATTTAACTCCCGACCATTTTATGAAAACACAAACAAAAGGCGGTGCCACCCCCGGTGTTACCGAACTGTGGAATTTTAACCCCAACCCCGCCAACATTGTAAATCCGGCGCTTGTTCTTCCCGAAAGCGAACATAATTTTGAAATTGGCGTGCCGGTCGCGTTCAAAACGGGTGAGATAGAACACGGCGCACGTGTTTTTTTAAACAGCCATATAACCGAAAGAAACGGGTCGTATAAAACCACTGTCGTTTCCAAACAAGAAAGAAAAATTACCGATATGGGAGCATATACCAAGCTGGGCGCATCGTACCTCGTAAGCCTTCCCGTGCAGGACAGCAGCGAAGACCGCTGGCTTTTAGGCGGCGACTTTAATTTCGGTATCGCGGGACAAAGCTATGAACAAAAAGTTACGGGTATTGCGGGGCTTGATAATGTAAAATCAACCTATAAACTGGCAACGGGCGGCGGTATTGCGGTGGAAGGCGGACGTTTGTTTAACTTTCACCCTGCCGAAAGCATTGTTTTTAAAATCCGGCCGGAGGTACGGCTCGGATACAACGGCGCTCTCAACACAGAATTCGATGCAAACGGTAATATAAAAGATCCCGAGGCATGGCTTCAAAAAAGAGTTGGGGGTCCCTCTCCCGAAGATAACGCTGTTCCCAAACAATGGAAGAGCGCACACCAATTACTGTCGAGTGTTTCGGTGCCTATGGGCATTACGATAAAGCCCGATAAGTGGATATGCGGTTTTGTACTCGGCGTAACGCCTGCAGCACTGTTCAGAACGAATATTCAATACGCCGAACAAGCCTCTAAAACGGGTGCAAGAACAATAGAGGTACGCGAGCCTGTTTTCTCGGAAACCCATGTTGTCGGACTCACCTTTGAATTTGCAGGCGGCGTCCGGCTCGATGTAGAGTTAAACGGTCAATTAACGGACATCAGGAACTTCACCGCGCAAGTGTTTATTCCGCTGGGAGTCCCTAAAGGAAAGGGCGCCCCCGCTAAAGCACCGGCAGCTGCCGGCGCAAAATCAGGCGCCGCAAAGAAAAACTAAACACAAAGCGGCGCAGCACAACTGCGCTTAATTAAAAAAACGAGCCCGGAGCACGCCGCTTCGGGCTTGTTTTTTATCCGGCTTCCGATAAACGTTTTTTTTCTTCGTCGAGGTCTTTTAAAAACTGTTCATCTATAACGGGCGGATTTTTTTCGAAGTACACAATGCGCTGCAGTTCTTCTTTTGTTTTGATTCTCCATAAAGGAACGGCGTTTTCGCTGCGGCGGAAAAAGCCGAAAGCGAGCGGAACGTTTTTTATAAGGCCGCGCGCAAGCGGTTTTTCGGCAATAAAGCCGATGTCGTGTTCGGCGCAAAAATCGGCACACAAAACTTCCTGTTCGCCCGCCAAAAAATTATACGGGAATTGCACGGCTTCGTATAAACCGCCTGCAACGGCTTCTTTTATGCGCGCACAGTTGTCCGACACAAAACCGGTGTGAAGAATCGTACCGTTTTCGTGCAGTTTTTTTAAACTTTCGCACAAGCCGCTTCCGGCCGAAGGAACAAAGCCCGGATCGCGTATGCGGCACAAGTCGAAATAATCGATGCGCCAAAAATCAAGGGCGCGCCGGACGTCGTTTTCCAGTTCCGGCCCCGTTGCCGCCTCACTTATAAACGCAAGTTTAACGCTTTTTCGGATTTCATTAAGCAAAGCGCTCAGTTTTGAAAAAGCTTCAGGCGGTTCGGCGGCATTGGACTGTCCCGTGCCGGCCGCAAAGCCGTGCATCGCGCTCACCGAAAAAAAATTGATGCCGTTTTCGTAGGCAACATGCATAAAGTCCGCAAAATCTTCGGGCGAAGATTCTCCGCTTTGCACGGCGGAAAACAGCGCGTCCGTGTCCAGCGCGGAGCGGCTTACCATAAGATCCGTTTTTCCCAAACGAATGAATTCCATAACGAACCGGTCAGCGCCCTTTGCGCGAATAGTTTTTTATTTCCGTACGCAGGCGATCGGCCAAAGCGGCGCGGGGCACGCGCACTTGTTCCATCGAATCGCGGAAACGCAGCGTTACGCTGTTGTCTTCTTTGGTGTCGTAATCGACCGTAACGCAAAAGGGCGTTCCGGCTTCATCCTGACGGCGATAGCGTTTGCCGATGGCGCCGGCTTGATCGTAGTCGGTAACGAAATCTTCTTTTAATTCGTCGCGAATTTCCTGAGCGATTTCGGCCAAACCGTCTTTTTTCATAAGCGGCAAAACGGCAACGGTAATCGGCGCAATTTTCGGATGAAAGTGCAGGACGGTTCTCCAATCGTCGTCGTTACCCTTGTCGGCAACTTTTTCTTCTTCGTACGAATCGCACAAAAACATCAACACGTTGCGCGTAAGGCCGGCCGACGTTTCGATAATATAGGGAATGTAACGTTCGTTGCCGTTATCCTGATCGATGTACTGCATATCCTTGCCCGAAAATTCGGTATGGCGCTTTAAGTCGAAATCGGTTCGGTTATGAACGCCTTCCAATTCCTGAAAGCCCATCGGAAACTCGTATTCAATGTCATACGCGTCTTTTGCGTAGTGGGCGAGTTTTTCGTGATGGTACCAGCGCAGTTTTTCCGTGCGCACGCCGTATTTTTTATAAAATTCCCACCGTTGATTCCGCCAATATTCAAAGAATTTATCGTCGTCGCCGGGCTTTACGAAAAACTGCATTTCCATCTGCTCGAATTCGCAGGTGCGGAAGATAAAGTTTTTGGTTACGATTTCGTTGCGGAATGCTTTGCCGACTTGGGCGATGCCGAACGGAATTTTCATGCGATTCGACTGAATGATATTTTTATAGTTGACGTAAATACCTTGGGCGGTTTCGGGGCGCAGGTATACGATGCTCGCCGTATCTTCGGCAGGCCCGATGTGCGTTTTAAACATCAGGTTGAATTCGCGCGGTTCGGTTAATTCGCCGCCGCAAGCCGGGCATTTTTTTTCGGCGAGCGCTTTTTGATCCATAGTGTCGGCGCGGTAGCGCATTTTGCATTTTTTGCAGTCGACCAGCGGATCGGAAAAGTTCGCCACGTGGCCGGACGCTTCCCACACGCGCGGGTGCATAAGAATCGCCGCGTCGAGCCCGACGATATTGTCGTGCAGCTGGGTCATTTCTTTCCACCACGCATTTTGTATATTTTTTTTCAGCTCGACACCCAAGGGCCCGTAATCCCATGCGCCGGCTTGTCCGCCGTAAATCTCGGACGACTGAAACACAAAGCCGCGCCGTTTGCACAAACTGACTATCTTTTCCATCGAAATCGCATGATCTTCCATAAAAACTCCTGTAAAGGTTTGAAATCGAGTATACCACAGACAACGCGTGCATGTACAGTATGGCATTGTTGACACAGACCGTTCAATGCGTTATATTGTTGCGAAAAAGTTATATACAACTAATTTTCAGGAGCATGAATGTGCGGAAGATCGCAGTATACGGAAAAGGCGGCATCGGAAAATCAACTACGGTTTCAAATCTGTCGGCTGCGTTAAGCAAAAAAGGGTATAAGATTATGCAAATCGGCTGCGACCCCAAAGCCGATTCGACACGCAACCTCATGGGCGGGAAAAAGATTCCCACCGTGCTGGATCTGT is a window encoding:
- a CDS encoding diacylglycerol/polyprenol kinase family protein translates to MPKFDGGENGVLARKYTNYKIKELVRKSIHLCAALVPFLLSVARVPVLCALGAVLIFYCVAEFLRMKGISVFIVSAITETASRKRDENRFVLGPVSLALGVLITALLFRPDAAAVGIYALAFGDGLASLAGKLFGITVIPHTAGKTVVGSLTCFTAIFLSAWAVCKHTFAALVIAFCGMCIELLPLKDFDNLIIPIALAAVAQFLFGI
- the flcA gene encoding periplasmic flagellar collar protein FlcA, with translation MPGINQLKQFDNDILPIGDEPEIRRKNGTTMPEFAVPENLPEGDDSLDFEFGLPQREEEAGENASGDEGASDAARDKTESDAGEIREESATLPEQPPIPSMEDLDPDIAAFLAGTAPSPAPSSRQKSGEPASSAVAADAGGEEVLPAADTALSSGFDLDDLGDLDNLDDLDMDSSFLSSSAPASKPQDTDFAPADLTAQTESPAESAKPADLTPQDKSSDEAEPANDSSASDEGFNLNADLPAELNEGFNLNADLPDELNEDLSHESDLSGTDFASAAKDFDLDEDIDFDGREADDLPAVSDSDAPEESGPGFGADDTDLDSFEIPGFSDTAAPTSSTQIFGAAKKKGSQTEEDFDRTYLSEQEYKRFRENLHTYPLNVRIAVEQLIAKNEFTDAAVMEVLFKVIKKVSARQLASHLEKMLDISISVPLNFERRTAEQYALYKTSLEYQLKNRIIPIAIAALVLGGFLYIFGYFFYTFMYRPLKAESLYRAGYNLIAQELYAQSETNFNKALTYKVKKKWFFKYARAYREKRQYERAAVMYEQLVKRFKFDKEGALEYAHMEADDLADYERAAVIVRRFILDYHINDKDAMLYLGDIYLDWAGTDGSDVEKAERFEQARLQYSTLMSLYGSNDMYLSRMLRYFIRTDNLREVLPLKTYFTSTKKTALKAQDLIDLGGYLLEKQYGYLPPADEYLRGYIDNVKRILERGIKADPTIPEGHYNLGRYFVRTGDTEQAKTALINALAMFDAAKKQSRERTLKHIDTYRLLGERYIAEQEYLLAEKQYAEGISLFEQRREYTGLTSDKNVGKLYADMADIDYFISGDIQTAFRNYKSAVENGYDTPSVRYRIGFVQYTDGKYAEALGSFIKTASEDASNRNLLLALGNVLSIRGDQAAARGYYERLIRILDSDRERFDILFPQVREDQYALVDLYLKASNNLGVTLSRLAAQTGSSSLQAQAIAQFAESVRAWDALTRNQKTMVRLEGSNLAAQNIKYITYPQRSFEPAIYAAIPPVLYGETGLKQYSLE
- a CDS encoding aldo/keto reductase; this encodes MEFIRLGKTDLMVSRSALDTDALFSAVQSGESSPEDFADFMHVAYENGINFFSVSAMHGFAAGTGQSNAAEPPEAFSKLSALLNEIRKSVKLAFISEAATGPELENDVRRALDFWRIDYFDLCRIRDPGFVPSAGSGLCESLKKLHENGTILHTGFVSDNCARIKEAVAGGLYEAVQFPYNFLAGEQEVLCADFCAEHDIGFIAEKPLARGLIKNVPLAFGFFRRSENAVPLWRIKTKEELQRIVYFEKNPPVIDEQFLKDLDEEKKRLSEAG
- a CDS encoding glycine--tRNA ligase; the encoded protein is MEDHAISMEKIVSLCKRRGFVFQSSEIYGGQAGAWDYGPLGVELKKNIQNAWWKEMTQLHDNIVGLDAAILMHPRVWEASGHVANFSDPLVDCKKCKMRYRADTMDQKALAEKKCPACGGELTEPREFNLMFKTHIGPAEDTASIVYLRPETAQGIYVNYKNIIQSNRMKIPFGIAQVGKAFRNEIVTKNFIFRTCEFEQMEMQFFVKPGDDDKFFEYWRNQRWEFYKKYGVRTEKLRWYHHEKLAHYAKDAYDIEYEFPMGFQELEGVHNRTDFDLKRHTEFSGKDMQYIDQDNGNERYIPYIIETSAGLTRNVLMFLCDSYEEEKVADKGNDDDWRTVLHFHPKIAPITVAVLPLMKKDGLAEIAQEIRDELKEDFVTDYDQAGAIGKRYRRQDEAGTPFCVTVDYDTKEDNSVTLRFRDSMEQVRVPRAALADRLRTEIKNYSRKGR